A part of Mycolicibacterium sp. TUM20985 genomic DNA contains:
- a CDS encoding metal ABC transporter ATP-binding protein, whose amino-acid sequence MSPSSTAADDAALTFDDVSAVRGRQTVWSQGSFTVPAGGIVAVIGSNGSGKTTLLQMILGLIPAATGRLGVFGRRPGDDNDSIGYVPQNYAASAGDAIRACDAVLLGLTGRRWAFGRATSAQRRRVADTLASVGAADLATKRLSTLSGGQRQRVAIAEALVAEPKMLILDEPLASLDLRNQREIVELLARLHRELSVTILVVAHDLNPLLPILTSAIYLLDGHAHYAPMDDLVDETLLSHLYGTPIEVAHTPQGALYMRSVS is encoded by the coding sequence GTGTCGCCGTCTAGTACCGCTGCGGACGATGCGGCGCTGACGTTCGACGACGTCAGCGCCGTTCGCGGCCGTCAGACGGTCTGGTCGCAGGGCAGTTTCACCGTCCCCGCCGGCGGGATCGTCGCCGTCATCGGCTCCAACGGGTCGGGAAAGACGACGCTGCTGCAGATGATCCTGGGATTGATCCCCGCCGCGACGGGGCGGCTCGGAGTGTTTGGCCGACGCCCCGGCGACGACAACGATTCGATCGGCTACGTCCCGCAGAATTACGCCGCCAGCGCCGGGGACGCGATCCGCGCGTGCGACGCGGTCCTGCTGGGTCTCACCGGTCGCCGGTGGGCCTTCGGTCGGGCTACCAGCGCCCAGCGGCGACGCGTTGCGGACACGCTGGCGTCGGTGGGTGCCGCTGACCTCGCCACCAAGCGGCTCTCGACGCTCTCGGGTGGCCAACGACAACGGGTTGCGATCGCCGAAGCCCTCGTGGCTGAACCGAAGATGCTCATCCTCGACGAACCGCTGGCATCGTTGGATCTGCGCAATCAACGCGAGATCGTCGAGCTGCTGGCGCGCCTGCACCGGGAACTGTCGGTGACGATCCTCGTCGTGGCGCACGACCTGAACCCGTTGCTCCCCATCCTCACCAGTGCCATCTACCTCCTCGACGGGCACGCTCACTACGCCCCGATGGATGACCTGGTCGACGAAACGTTGCTCAGTCACCTCTACGGCACACCGATCGAAGTCGCGCACACCCCGCAGGGCGCGCTCTACATGAGGAGTGTGTCGTGA
- a CDS encoding DUF305 domain-containing protein — MRPRCIVAALLLTVATVVSSCGASVTDPHDAGVEQPVVSNAADIAFARNMIPHHQQAVVLAAMVPARTTNPDLRVMAAHIGADQHAEILTMNLLLEQWHAPADPDRGAMASHEDMAMMGMVDEPTIDRLTSLDGAAFDTLWIQSMIGHHQGAVTMANDEVAHGQNPDAVSLARQMITAQQREIAMLTHLISASQ; from the coding sequence ATGAGACCGAGGTGCATCGTCGCGGCACTGCTGTTAACGGTCGCCACGGTCGTGAGCTCCTGCGGCGCGTCGGTGACCGATCCGCATGACGCCGGGGTCGAGCAGCCGGTGGTTTCCAATGCCGCCGACATTGCGTTCGCGCGCAACATGATTCCGCATCATCAGCAGGCAGTCGTCCTCGCGGCGATGGTGCCCGCCCGCACCACCAACCCCGACCTTCGGGTGATGGCCGCCCACATCGGCGCCGATCAGCACGCCGAGATACTGACGATGAATCTGCTCCTCGAGCAGTGGCACGCGCCCGCCGACCCCGATCGGGGCGCGATGGCCAGCCACGAAGACATGGCGATGATGGGCATGGTCGACGAGCCCACCATCGATCGACTCACCTCGCTCGACGGCGCCGCCTTCGACACGTTGTGGATCCAGTCGATGATTGGCCACCATCAGGGCGCGGTGACGATGGCGAACGACGAGGTCGCTCACGGCCAGAACCCCGACGCCGTCTCACTTGCCAGGCAGATGATTACGGCTCAGCAGCGAGAGATCGCCATGTTGACGCATCTGATCAGCGCATCGCAGTGA
- a CDS encoding metal ABC transporter solute-binding protein, Zn/Mn family, translating to MVSVDQWGDIVSELGGTCATVKTVLASSSVDPHDYEPSPADAAFFTGAKLIVVNGADYDPWASKLAATSATNAPVVSAAEVTKTADGANPHLWYSPSAVTAVADAVTAQLSKLEPESAEYFASRRAAFTTALAPYDGLIAKIKAGATGKSYAATEGVFDYLAKAVGLVNKTPQGYQNASAAESDPSPGDIAAFQTALADKQIDVLIYNTQTEGSVPEQIRSAAEAAGVPIVDVTETVPPGQTSFEGWQDGQLTALAKALGVAV from the coding sequence TTGGTCAGCGTCGACCAGTGGGGGGACATCGTCTCCGAGTTGGGTGGGACGTGCGCAACCGTGAAAACGGTGCTGGCCAGCTCGTCGGTCGACCCGCACGATTACGAACCGTCACCGGCAGACGCCGCGTTCTTCACCGGGGCCAAGCTGATCGTGGTCAATGGCGCCGACTACGACCCGTGGGCATCCAAGCTCGCTGCCACCTCGGCAACGAATGCCCCGGTGGTCAGCGCTGCCGAGGTGACCAAGACAGCGGACGGTGCCAACCCGCACCTCTGGTATAGCCCGTCTGCGGTGACTGCCGTCGCCGATGCCGTCACCGCGCAGCTGTCAAAACTCGAGCCGGAATCCGCCGAGTACTTCGCCAGCAGGCGGGCGGCGTTCACCACCGCATTGGCGCCGTACGACGGGCTGATCGCCAAGATCAAGGCCGGGGCCACCGGCAAGTCCTACGCCGCCACCGAGGGCGTCTTCGACTACCTGGCCAAGGCAGTGGGCCTGGTCAACAAGACTCCGCAGGGATATCAAAATGCGTCGGCAGCCGAATCCGACCCGTCTCCAGGCGACATCGCCGCGTTCCAAACTGCGCTGGCGGACAAGCAGATCGACGTGCTGATCTACAACACCCAAACCGAGGGTTCGGTGCCGGAACAGATCCGGTCGGCCGCTGAGGCTGCCGGGGTGCCCATCGTCGACGTCACCGAGACGGTTCCGCCCGGCCAGACATCGTTCGAGGGCTGGCAGGACGGCCAACTCACCGCACTGGCCAAGGCCCTCGGTGTCGCCGTCTAG
- the istA gene encoding IS21 family transposase, whose product MAFREVSVNEIREVLRVWLGVVGLPAPGYRRIAAHCGVDRKTVRRYVEAAQAAGLRRDDDVSALDDGLIGAVAEAVRPVRPDGHGAAWDRLLEFEEQITAWVAGEGEARPLTITKIATLLDRRGCVVPYRTLNRFASERCGFGRKDTTVRVADGDPGVECQIDFGYLGMLTDTGDGRRRKVHALIFTAVYSRHMFVWLSYSQTLAAVIAGAQAAWEFFGGVFAVLIPDNLKPVIAAADAVNPRFTAGWLDYAGHGGFLTDPARVRSPKDKPRVERTVQYVRGNFWDGETFTSLEQAQQAATAWCERTAGMRIHGTTCARPVEVFTAEEQRLLLPVPGAYDVPVFKAVKVHRDFHAEVGKALYSLPEQWIGTTVDVRADSELVKFYHRGTLVKVHPRQPAGGRSTDRNDLPEHKASYALRDLAALIAACASHGPNVGIYAERILDDPLPWTRMRTVYRLQGLVRRYGAERVDRACSLALDLDVVSVNKIASMLERATETTTPALPRAVGQSATRFSRDPSEFTNTPASLTVVADAQPEETR is encoded by the coding sequence ATGGCTTTTCGGGAGGTCAGTGTGAACGAGATCAGGGAAGTGCTGCGGGTGTGGCTCGGGGTGGTGGGGTTACCGGCGCCGGGGTACCGCAGGATCGCCGCGCATTGCGGTGTGGACCGCAAAACGGTGCGCCGCTACGTGGAGGCCGCCCAGGCAGCGGGGCTGCGCCGAGACGACGATGTCAGCGCGCTCGATGACGGGTTGATCGGTGCGGTCGCCGAAGCGGTCCGCCCGGTGCGCCCCGATGGTCACGGCGCGGCCTGGGATCGGCTGCTCGAATTCGAGGAGCAGATCACCGCGTGGGTGGCCGGCGAGGGCGAGGCGCGGCCGTTGACGATCACCAAGATCGCGACGCTGTTGGACCGCCGAGGGTGTGTGGTTCCGTATCGGACGTTGAACCGATTCGCCAGTGAACGTTGCGGTTTCGGACGTAAGGACACCACGGTGCGAGTCGCCGACGGCGACCCGGGGGTGGAATGCCAGATCGATTTCGGCTACCTGGGGATGCTCACCGACACCGGTGATGGTCGTCGCCGCAAGGTGCACGCGTTGATCTTCACCGCCGTCTACAGCCGGCACATGTTCGTGTGGTTGTCGTATTCGCAGACCTTGGCGGCGGTGATCGCTGGCGCTCAGGCGGCGTGGGAGTTCTTCGGCGGCGTCTTCGCGGTGCTGATCCCGGATAACTTGAAACCGGTGATCGCCGCTGCCGATGCGGTCAACCCCCGGTTCACCGCGGGCTGGCTCGATTACGCCGGTCATGGCGGGTTCCTCACCGACCCGGCCCGGGTGCGCTCGCCCAAGGACAAGCCGCGGGTCGAACGCACGGTGCAGTATGTGCGTGGAAACTTCTGGGACGGTGAAACATTCACCAGTCTCGAGCAGGCGCAGCAGGCGGCGACCGCGTGGTGTGAGCGGACGGCCGGTATGCGCATCCACGGCACCACCTGCGCACGGCCGGTGGAGGTGTTCACCGCCGAAGAACAGCGACTCCTGCTGCCGGTGCCGGGGGCCTACGACGTGCCGGTGTTCAAGGCGGTCAAGGTGCACCGCGACTTCCACGCCGAGGTCGGCAAAGCCCTGTACTCGTTGCCCGAGCAGTGGATCGGCACCACGGTGGACGTGCGCGCCGATAGCGAGCTGGTGAAGTTCTATCACCGCGGCACGCTGGTGAAGGTCCATCCCCGCCAACCGGCAGGTGGGCGCAGCACCGACCGCAATGATCTGCCTGAGCACAAGGCCAGCTATGCGCTGCGGGACTTGGCGGCGTTGATCGCGGCGTGTGCCAGCCACGGGCCGAATGTCGGGATCTACGCCGAACGCATCCTCGATGACCCGCTGCCCTGGACCCGGATGCGGACCGTCTACCGGCTCCAGGGTCTGGTGCGCCGTTACGGCGCTGAGCGCGTCGATCGAGCATGTTCACTCGCGTTGGACCTCGACGTCGTCTCGGTCAACAAGATCGCTTCCATGCTGGAACGCGCCACCGAAACCACCACTCCGGCATTGCCCCGGGCGGTCGGGCAGTCAGCTACCCGGTTCTCGCGTGATCCATCCGAATTCACCAACACCCCAGCATCATTGACCGTCGTGGCCGATGCGCAACCCGAGGAGACCCGCTGA
- a CDS encoding metal ABC transporter permease: protein MRNALLGGTIVAFAAGLIGYFIIVRNNAFAAHALAHIGLPGATGAVLVGVPVGVGLGVFCVGGALVIGLLGKRASDREVVTGTVLAMATGLGLFFNSLATKSSSTMTNVLFGNLLAISSEQLVTFAVLLALLGAVIAFVYRPLLFASVNAPVAEAKGVPVRALSILFMVLLGLAVTMAVQAVGTLLLFALVVTPAATAIMLTPRPALAMAVSTAISVISVWLGLGLSAMFNLPPSFLVVTIACTVWMLVWVADRRVRSTAKALDEQSDPTGAPLLPTTAVT, encoded by the coding sequence ATGCGCAACGCCCTCCTGGGCGGCACCATCGTCGCGTTCGCCGCCGGACTGATCGGCTACTTCATCATCGTGCGCAACAATGCGTTCGCCGCGCATGCGCTCGCCCACATCGGACTGCCAGGAGCAACGGGCGCGGTATTGGTCGGGGTGCCCGTCGGCGTGGGGCTGGGAGTGTTTTGCGTGGGCGGGGCGCTCGTCATCGGACTGCTTGGCAAACGCGCCTCCGACCGTGAAGTGGTCACCGGCACGGTGCTGGCGATGGCCACAGGGCTTGGCCTGTTCTTCAACTCACTGGCCACGAAGAGTTCGAGCACCATGACCAACGTGTTGTTCGGCAACCTCCTGGCCATCTCGTCGGAACAACTGGTGACCTTCGCGGTACTGCTGGCGTTGCTGGGGGCCGTGATCGCCTTCGTCTACCGGCCGCTGCTGTTCGCGTCGGTCAACGCTCCGGTCGCCGAAGCCAAGGGCGTCCCGGTACGGGCGCTGTCGATCTTGTTCATGGTGCTCCTCGGTCTGGCCGTGACGATGGCCGTGCAGGCTGTCGGAACGCTATTGCTGTTCGCACTCGTCGTCACCCCCGCGGCCACCGCGATCATGCTGACCCCCCGGCCGGCGCTGGCGATGGCGGTGTCCACTGCGATCAGCGTCATCTCCGTCTGGCTCGGCCTGGGACTGTCCGCCATGTTCAACCTGCCGCCCAGCTTTCTGGTCGTCACCATTGCCTGCACGGTCTGGATGTTGGTGTGGGTGGCCGACCGGCGAGTCCGGTCGACGGCCAAGGCTCTCGACGAGCAGTCCGACCCCACGGGGGCACCACTGCTGCCCACCACTGCAGTCACCTGA
- a CDS encoding Rv3717 family N-acetylmuramoyl-L-alanine amidase: MYAAATPAVIGLGSLASTLTAPTTVAAPTVAGRVVFLDPGHNGANDASINRQVPTGRGGTKACQTTGTSTDAGFAEHTFNWGVVLLIRQALTQLGVRTAMSRGDDSALGPCVDQRAAMANGLHPDAIVSIHADGGPHSGHGFHVNYSNPPLNGAQSGPAVQFATVMRDQLVAAGLQPSTYLGTDGLYGRPDLAGLNLAAFPSILVECGNMKNAQEAAQMESAGGRVTYAAAVTRGITAYLGQLPV; encoded by the coding sequence ATGTATGCCGCTGCGACGCCTGCCGTCATCGGACTTGGCTCTCTTGCATCGACATTGACGGCACCCACCACCGTGGCCGCACCCACGGTGGCCGGTCGTGTCGTCTTTCTGGACCCCGGTCACAACGGTGCCAATGATGCGTCCATCAACCGCCAGGTACCCACCGGGCGCGGCGGCACCAAGGCATGTCAGACCACCGGCACCTCTACCGACGCCGGGTTCGCCGAACACACCTTCAACTGGGGGGTGGTTCTCTTGATCAGACAGGCGCTCACCCAGTTGGGCGTTCGCACGGCCATGTCCCGGGGCGACGACAGCGCGCTGGGGCCGTGCGTCGACCAACGCGCCGCGATGGCCAATGGGTTGCATCCCGATGCGATCGTCAGCATCCACGCCGACGGTGGTCCGCACTCGGGCCACGGTTTTCACGTCAACTACTCGAACCCGCCGTTGAACGGCGCCCAGTCCGGTCCGGCCGTGCAGTTCGCCACGGTCATGCGGGATCAGTTGGTTGCGGCGGGGCTTCAACCTTCGACGTACCTCGGAACCGACGGGCTCTACGGTCGCCCGGACTTGGCCGGTCTGAACCTCGCCGCCTTCCCGTCGATCCTAGTCGAGTGCGGCAACATGAAGAACGCGCAGGAGGCCGCGCAGATGGAGAGTGCGGGCGGTCGAGTCACCTACGCGGCGGCCGTCACACGGGGGATCACCGCCTATCTTGGGCAGCTTCCGGTGTAG
- a CDS encoding Fur family transcriptional regulator produces MSASPAERQRPRTATQQLVLDALGDSDQFRSAQHICSNIREDRTVRIGLTSVYRILRGLVADGIAEAQRAEDGEVLYRRRSHSGHRHYLLCRRCGRAIAFTPTALEERTGELTARHRFTEVTHHVDLYGVCPRCRGT; encoded by the coding sequence ATGTCGGCGTCCCCGGCCGAACGGCAACGTCCCCGCACCGCCACACAGCAGCTCGTCTTAGACGCGTTGGGCGACAGTGACCAATTCCGCAGCGCGCAACACATTTGCTCCAACATCCGTGAGGATCGGACCGTCCGGATCGGGCTGACTAGCGTCTACCGCATCTTGCGCGGCCTGGTCGCCGACGGGATCGCCGAGGCTCAACGCGCTGAGGACGGCGAGGTGCTCTACCGGCGACGCAGCCACTCCGGGCACCGTCACTACCTGTTGTGCCGACGGTGTGGGCGTGCGATCGCGTTCACCCCGACCGCCCTGGAGGAGCGCACCGGCGAACTCACCGCTCGGCATCGGTTCACCGAGGTCACCCACCACGTCGACCTCTACGGCGTCTGTCCCCGCTGCCGTGGGACTTGA
- a CDS encoding NAD(P)H-binding protein — MLLITGPSGNVGHELVDLLSEASGMPSWRVGSRHPDRSRRQGAAQQPEAVTLDFLDPTTWPSALADVDCLFLLFPLPGNTAARTAIIPFIQAADRAGCRHVVYVSVCGADRARFIPHYKVEAALRASSMTWTVLRCSFFMQNLHRAVSTPGTDIVERSELFIPAGSGRTTFIDARDAAEVAAVALRAPHDHRNAVYHLTGPAALSMAEVATALTAALGRPVRYARPGLVRFMARLARRRVGWKTIAFMSAVYTLTRLGRNQPLTDDVQLLLGRPPRTLADFLDDSVWRWRERAWT; from the coding sequence ATGCTGTTGATCACCGGTCCCAGTGGCAACGTCGGCCATGAACTCGTCGACCTCCTTAGCGAAGCATCAGGCATGCCCTCGTGGCGGGTGGGCAGCCGACACCCCGACCGGTCACGACGTCAGGGTGCCGCGCAGCAGCCCGAAGCCGTCACCCTCGATTTCCTCGATCCGACCACGTGGCCGTCGGCGTTGGCCGACGTCGACTGTCTGTTCCTGCTGTTCCCGCTACCGGGCAACACGGCGGCACGGACGGCGATCATCCCGTTCATCCAGGCCGCCGACCGGGCTGGATGTCGTCACGTGGTGTACGTCTCGGTGTGCGGCGCCGACCGGGCGCGATTCATCCCGCACTACAAGGTGGAGGCTGCGCTGCGGGCGAGTTCGATGACGTGGACGGTGTTGCGGTGCAGCTTCTTCATGCAGAACCTTCACCGCGCCGTCTCTACCCCCGGAACCGACATCGTGGAACGAAGTGAGCTGTTCATCCCGGCCGGTAGCGGACGGACCACGTTCATCGACGCTCGAGACGCGGCTGAGGTTGCCGCCGTGGCGCTGCGCGCACCCCACGATCACCGCAATGCGGTCTACCATCTGACCGGTCCGGCAGCGCTCAGCATGGCGGAGGTCGCCACCGCGTTGACCGCGGCGCTGGGACGCCCGGTGCGGTACGCCAGGCCCGGCCTCGTTCGCTTCATGGCACGACTGGCGCGACGTCGGGTCGGATGGAAGACCATCGCGTTCATGTCGGCGGTGTACACGCTGACCCGGCTGGGCCGAAACCAGCCGCTCACAGACGACGTGCAACTGCTGCTGGGCCGCCCGCCGCGCACCCTCGCCGACTTCCTCGATGATTCCGTATGGCGATGGCGCGAACGGGCATGGACCTGA
- a CDS encoding M28 family metallopeptidase has product MSFGRRRSSTLVMIAITMVTLSACGRDGDTAQPATSTTQSVADFASTIRQRVTADAMMVHLRKFQEIADANGDNRAVGMPGYDASVDYVADALRAKGFDVQTPEFELRFPFADKPVVTVGGSRIEANPLEYTIGTPPQGVTGPLLPARVEDSPGCSATDYDGLPVEGAVVLVDRGTCPFGDKQVAAAERGAVALIVANNVDGDGSGATLGAGTDVTIPVVRVSKADGARLRSKPGPTTIKMSAGVRTERTRNVVAQTKTGSTQNVVVVGGHLDSVPAGPGINDNGSGVAAILETALQMGPTPPVRNAVRFGFWSAEEIGLLGSANYVQSLSVDELKDIALYLNFDMLASPNPAYFTYDGDQSAPPEPEQSPPVVPEGSAGIERTLVAYLKAAGKTAQDTSFQGRSDYDGFTRAGIPAGGIFSGAEAKMTASEAELWGGVGGAPYDPNYHPKTDTLDRIDRSALDINGGGAAYAVAYYAQDLDGRNGVPARDDRTRHVVAAP; this is encoded by the coding sequence ATGAGCTTCGGACGCCGACGGTCATCGACCCTCGTGATGATCGCGATCACGATGGTCACGCTGAGCGCGTGCGGTCGTGACGGCGACACCGCTCAGCCCGCAACGAGTACGACGCAATCCGTCGCGGACTTCGCATCGACGATCCGCCAGCGGGTGACGGCGGACGCGATGATGGTCCACCTGCGCAAGTTTCAGGAGATCGCCGACGCCAACGGCGACAACCGGGCGGTCGGCATGCCCGGGTACGACGCCAGCGTGGACTACGTTGCCGATGCGTTGCGGGCCAAGGGCTTCGACGTGCAGACCCCCGAGTTCGAGCTGCGGTTCCCCTTCGCCGACAAGCCCGTGGTGACGGTCGGCGGATCGCGCATCGAGGCGAATCCGCTGGAGTACACCATCGGGACACCACCGCAGGGCGTGACCGGCCCACTGCTGCCGGCACGGGTCGAGGACAGCCCCGGGTGTTCGGCCACCGATTACGACGGCCTGCCGGTCGAGGGTGCGGTGGTGCTGGTGGACCGCGGCACGTGCCCGTTTGGCGACAAGCAGGTAGCGGCCGCCGAACGCGGTGCCGTGGCATTGATCGTCGCCAACAACGTCGACGGCGACGGGTCGGGGGCCACTCTGGGCGCGGGCACCGACGTCACCATCCCGGTGGTCAGGGTCAGCAAGGCCGACGGCGCCCGGCTCCGCAGCAAGCCCGGACCGACCACGATCAAGATGTCTGCGGGCGTCCGCACCGAGCGCACCCGAAACGTGGTCGCGCAGACCAAGACCGGATCGACCCAGAACGTCGTCGTGGTGGGCGGGCACCTGGATAGCGTGCCCGCCGGGCCCGGCATCAACGACAACGGCTCCGGCGTCGCGGCGATCCTGGAAACGGCCCTGCAGATGGGCCCCACCCCGCCGGTGCGCAACGCGGTCCGGTTCGGATTCTGGAGTGCCGAGGAGATCGGCCTGCTCGGCTCCGCGAACTACGTGCAGTCGCTCAGCGTCGATGAGCTCAAGGACATTGCGCTGTACCTGAACTTCGACATGCTGGCCTCACCGAACCCCGCCTACTTCACCTACGACGGCGATCAGTCCGCGCCGCCCGAACCCGAGCAGAGTCCGCCGGTGGTGCCGGAGGGGTCCGCGGGAATCGAACGGACGCTGGTCGCCTACCTGAAGGCAGCGGGTAAGACTGCCCAGGACACGTCCTTCCAGGGCCGCTCGGATTACGATGGATTCACCCGGGCCGGTATCCCAGCCGGCGGGATCTTCTCCGGTGCCGAAGCCAAGATGACGGCATCGGAGGCCGAACTGTGGGGTGGCGTGGGCGGGGCACCCTATGACCCGAACTATCACCCGAAGACCGACACCCTGGACCGGATCGACCGGTCTGCACTCGACATCAACGGCGGTGGGGCCGCCTACGCGGTCGCGTACTACGCGCAGGATCTCGACGGCCGCAACGGTGTACCGGCCCGCGATGACCGCACCCGGCACGTGGTGGCCGCACCATGA
- the istB gene encoding IS21-like element helper ATPase IstB — translation MTTTNRAAADPVGADLLRLLKALKLGALADTLPERAALARQHKLSHIGFLETLLADEVSRRESRSAALRATKAGLDPSMRFDTWTAQEDLRYDRTLLGDLTSLRFLDAGQSAIVLGPVGVGKTHLATALGHMAIRRRHTVIFGRADKLFTRLRAARLDHTVDTEIRRLAAIDVLIIDDFALRSLDATETSDFYEIVVERHRTKTTIVTSNREPAEWLTMTADTLLAQSAIDRLTAAAHTLVIEGPSYRQRARPGQLDPDHPAEHPQ, via the coding sequence ATGACCACGACCAACCGCGCAGCCGCCGACCCGGTCGGCGCTGATCTGCTCCGACTGCTCAAAGCACTCAAACTCGGCGCGTTGGCCGACACCCTGCCCGAACGTGCCGCCCTGGCCCGCCAACACAAACTCAGCCACATCGGGTTCCTCGAAACTCTGCTGGCTGATGAGGTATCCCGACGCGAATCCCGCTCAGCCGCCTTACGGGCGACCAAAGCCGGACTCGACCCGAGCATGCGTTTCGACACCTGGACCGCACAAGAGGACCTCCGCTATGACCGCACCCTGCTCGGGGATCTGACCTCGCTGCGGTTCCTCGACGCCGGCCAGTCCGCGATCGTCCTCGGGCCCGTCGGAGTAGGCAAGACGCATTTGGCAACAGCGTTGGGGCACATGGCTATTCGCCGACGGCACACCGTCATATTCGGTCGCGCCGACAAACTGTTCACCCGGCTACGCGCAGCCCGACTCGACCACACCGTCGACACCGAGATCCGCCGCCTGGCCGCGATTGACGTCCTCATCATCGACGACTTCGCGCTGCGCTCGCTCGATGCCACCGAAACCAGCGACTTCTACGAAATCGTCGTCGAACGTCACCGCACCAAGACCACCATCGTGACCTCCAACCGGGAACCCGCCGAATGGCTGACCATGACCGCCGACACGCTATTGGCTCAATCAGCCATCGACCGACTGACCGCGGCGGCCCACACCCTGGTCATCGAAGGACCGTCCTACCGCCAACGCGCCCGGCCCGGCCAGCTTGACCCAGACCACCCCGCCGAGCATCCTCAATAA